The Streptomyces sp. NBC_01255 genome window below encodes:
- a CDS encoding serine/threonine-protein kinase: MTTQPLATGDPLRLGPYRLLGVLGEGGMGKVYVGRDASGTPAAVKVLRPELAHDQHLAQRFVREADMARAVTSHGVARVLDAQTEGGRPWIAAEFLAGPTLDVAVRAYGPMDVPTVRALAAHLARTLHDIHAAGLVHRDLKPANIVLTSTGPRIIDFGIARPEHGLTLTTTGQIPVTPGYGAPEQVLGQRVGPASDMFSLGAVLAYAASGRRTFDAAHVAAVQYEVVHGTPDLSLVPPELQELIGPCLAKDPAYRPAPPQVAQAFAPPKGADRAWRKGPLAEDIKRRETATKRLAAPEETAVPGGKPTRRRFLTGAAVGVAVLGAGGGAGAWWLNRGEEKSPTADVPPAVATPEAAFVSIIDTAYGEVPKPLWGPVDIAVDGTELPLPVRDVVVVQAKTGGLLALSVTKGKERWRAKEIDTAAGYVSVAGRLVVGVDRNGVAHAFVASTGKPVWQTQNDVDHLLAADDTHVYLVSKDNELRAIDAWTLATTWKRPMTSPRSHLGPAKAAVGRKRLVIHGRDGSVAALSTETGETEWDIKDQGTDGQAPALGDNTAYLGGRVLMARRLDRGDYLWDEEAKNDGGPGWSTPAVDGDHVIAADGYNIYRYKTMLDINFPVSEWYEVLDGTGVGTVNPPAVAGSTVWVHAPDNTHVQVVHQKTHERLFVAKMKNEGAYQLASDANRIFIARGGRLYAMPVYGQ; this comes from the coding sequence GTCACGAGCCACGGCGTGGCCCGGGTCCTCGACGCGCAGACGGAGGGCGGACGGCCGTGGATCGCCGCCGAGTTCCTCGCCGGCCCGACGCTGGACGTCGCCGTCCGCGCGTACGGGCCGATGGACGTGCCGACGGTCCGCGCCCTCGCCGCCCACCTCGCGCGCACGCTGCACGACATCCACGCCGCCGGGCTCGTCCACCGCGACCTCAAGCCCGCGAATATCGTGCTCACCTCCACAGGTCCCCGGATCATCGACTTCGGCATCGCCCGCCCCGAGCACGGCCTGACCCTCACGACGACCGGCCAGATCCCGGTCACCCCGGGGTACGGGGCACCGGAGCAGGTCCTGGGGCAGCGCGTCGGCCCGGCCTCGGACATGTTCTCGCTCGGCGCGGTCCTCGCGTACGCGGCGAGCGGCCGGCGCACCTTCGACGCGGCCCATGTGGCGGCGGTGCAGTACGAGGTCGTCCACGGCACCCCGGATCTGAGCCTGGTGCCGCCGGAGCTCCAGGAGCTGATCGGCCCGTGCCTGGCGAAGGACCCGGCGTACCGCCCGGCTCCGCCGCAGGTGGCCCAGGCCTTCGCCCCGCCGAAGGGCGCCGACCGTGCCTGGCGCAAGGGCCCGCTGGCGGAGGACATCAAGCGGCGCGAGACCGCGACGAAGCGCCTGGCGGCCCCCGAGGAGACCGCCGTACCCGGCGGGAAGCCGACCCGGCGGCGCTTCCTCACCGGCGCGGCCGTGGGCGTGGCGGTCCTGGGCGCGGGTGGCGGGGCGGGCGCCTGGTGGCTGAACCGCGGCGAGGAGAAGTCACCGACCGCCGATGTGCCGCCCGCCGTGGCGACCCCGGAGGCAGCCTTCGTCTCGATCATCGACACGGCGTACGGCGAGGTCCCGAAGCCCCTGTGGGGGCCCGTCGACATCGCGGTCGACGGGACCGAACTCCCGCTGCCGGTACGGGACGTGGTGGTCGTGCAGGCGAAGACGGGCGGTCTGCTCGCGCTCTCCGTCACGAAGGGCAAGGAGCGGTGGCGGGCCAAGGAGATCGACACCGCCGCCGGTTACGTCTCCGTCGCCGGCCGGCTCGTCGTAGGCGTCGACAGGAACGGCGTCGCGCACGCCTTCGTCGCCTCCACCGGCAAGCCCGTCTGGCAGACCCAGAACGACGTCGACCACCTCCTCGCCGCCGACGACACCCACGTCTACCTGGTGTCGAAGGACAACGAGCTGCGGGCGATCGACGCCTGGACCCTGGCCACCACCTGGAAGCGCCCGATGACCTCGCCGCGCTCCCACCTCGGCCCCGCGAAGGCCGCCGTGGGCAGGAAGCGACTCGTGATCCACGGCCGGGACGGCTCCGTCGCCGCGCTCTCCACGGAGACCGGCGAGACGGAGTGGGACATCAAGGACCAGGGCACCGACGGCCAGGCCCCCGCGCTCGGCGACAACACCGCCTACCTCGGCGGCCGCGTGCTCATGGCCCGCCGCCTCGACCGCGGCGACTACCTGTGGGACGAGGAGGCCAAGAACGACGGGGGTCCCGGCTGGAGCACGCCGGCCGTCGACGGCGACCACGTCATCGCGGCCGACGGATACAACATCTACCGCTACAAGACCATGCTCGACATCAACTTCCCGGTCTCGGAGTGGTACGAGGTCCTGGACGGCACGGGTGTCGGCACGGTCAACCCCCCGGCCGTGGCGGGCTCGACGGTCTGGGTCCACGCGCCCGACAACACCCACGTCCAGGTCGTCCACCAGAAGACCCACGAGCGCCTCTTCGTCGCGAAGATGAAGAACGAGGGCGCCTACCAGCTGGCGAGCGACGCGAACCGCATCTTCATCGCCCGCGGCGGCCGGCTCTACGCCATGCCGGTCTACGGCCAGTAG